In Citrus sinensis cultivar Valencia sweet orange chromosome 3, DVS_A1.0, whole genome shotgun sequence, the sequence AGCGACTTGTCAAAGCTTGGTGGCAGGTTCTGTCGGAAGAAGAATGTTTTTCGGCGGGAGTCTCATCTCAGGTTGAGGGGTGGCTGGAGAGTCCCTAATGGTAAAGTTGGTTACTTATACAGTGGTCattttggaccaaaaaaactttcaatttttttccattgTATGTATATGAGGTTTCTGCAAGCGTTTTCTCTTGCTTTATTTACTCAAGCGCAGTTGATCTCATACTtggaaaaatagaatttgttGCTGTAAAACTCTGCATGTAGAAAAGCAACAATTTCACTTACCTATTCCCACAGGGTCTCGAATTGATTTGAGCTTTGCTCGCtgtcttatctttaaaaaatataaaatataataaaaaataaggcCATTTCAGTATAGAGTATTCTGCCTAAAGCACAcgtgttttgtttttgaatcCAAATTGCCATGGAAGTAGGATAAAGGTGAACTACGAATACAAAactataacaaaatttttttttgaagtctCGTTTAATATATAGTGGTTCTGTCACTTTTAAGTTATACGTTTTGTGACATGAAAGTTTTAGCTATTAAATAAAAGCTGATAGTATtcaatcattattatttttgaaccATCTAGGAAGATTTGTAACAATTTCATCTtttatggtgcgtttacttTATGAAATGGGAATTGGGTGGAATGAGAAAGGGCTGGGAATGTGAATGGACTGGAATAAGAATGAGATTTCAATGTTTAtttggcaaaaataaatgggaatgagaatgtgctggaatgtcattgatgtgtttacttggcaaaataaatgggaatgagaatcaatttaccaaaatacccatagtattaataattaataaaaataattaatttattattattaacaatattatcattattgttgttattattactattattattattattaaattttattaactttattattttagttattattaattatttttattaatactatcattattaacatttattattaataataataatatattattagtattatattttattaactttattattttagttattattaattcctgttaatattatttttattaatactatcattattaacatttattattattattattattaaatttattattttagttactattaatattgttattattatttttattaatattatcattattaacatttattattattattatttttaattaatatcatttttatattaattaatattattattattattattattattattaaaaataataataactaaaataataaagttaataaaatttaataataataataataataataataataataataataacaacaacaacaacaataatgataatatcgttaataatgataaattcattatttttattttatcattatttttattgttaataatgataatattaataaaataattaataataactaaaataataagttaataaaatttaataataataacaattattattattattatcattattcccaaattgtgtgggacccacacattttattcttGAGTTCTGCTATTTGAACTCCGCCACGACAAAGGGACGACAGAAAAATTGGCACGTGAATGTCTGTTGCTTCAACTGCACTCACCAGCTTTTGTCCAttacttttttcatttaaaaaataaaataatcaaaagaaagaaagaaaagtaacGAAAAGAGATTACTTTTTTACGGCCATCTTTAGTCTCTCTCCATCTCTCACCTCTCATTTACTCAACGTGAGCTATATGCATTTAGGAAGGAAAAACCAGTTCCGTCTCTGTATCTCATCAGTTCCGTCTCTGCATCTCGCTTATCACAAGGAAGAAGTTAGACCTAGATCTACAAACATAGGCCTTGATAAATTTGATACTGATTAATTGGTAAGTTAGTGACTCTCACtacattcaaataaaatttttattgtattctatatatttaaattgtaaaaatttgtagatttttgctttttatatatttaaattgttatgattttttttaatttaaatggctGGAAATAATGGAatagattataataatttcttaatgtgttttatatatgttagtattttttaaatttaaatggttggaaataatgaaataaattataacaatttctgaatgtgttttatatatgttaggatttttcttaatttaaatggctggaaataatggaataaattataacaatttctaaatgtgttttatatatgttaggatttttttaatttaaattgctgaaaataatggaataaattataacaatttccggatgtgttttatatatttaagttgttaggattttataatttaaattgttggagataatggaataaattataaaaatttgtggatgtgttttatatatttaaattgttaggaATTTTCGTTATTGGACAAAATGTTATATAAGTTTCTTAAtacaaatgttaattattttgtagaaatGGAGTATTTGGAAAATGAGCATGCATTTGAAGAGTTGCAAGAAACAAGAGCTAACGatgtaaatgaaattatgGAACCGAACAAATGTGAGCCAGCTCTTGGAATGTTATTTGATAATCATGAAGAAATGTTTGCATTTTACAAAGCTTAGGGTAAACAAGAGGGGTTTCCTGTGAAGGTTCGAAGTACTAAGAAGGAGACCGATGGAATTGTAAAATATGCGACATTTGCATGTGGGCGTAGCGGCAAGTCAGAAAGTAAATCTGCTAATGCATTGAAGCCGAAACAGAATGTGAAAAATGGTTGTGATGCAAAAATTGGAGGTTGTCTAAATGAAGATGGAAAATGGGTTCTTcgaaactttaaattttcaacacAACCATGGATTGAGTCCAGACAAAGCTAGGTATTTCCCATGCAATCGCAGAATTAGTGCAAGCCCTAAAAAGCgaattgaaatgaatgattGTGCAGGAATTAGAATTGcccaaaatttcaattctatTGTTGTTGGAGCTGGTGGGTATGAAAATGTGTCATTCTTAGAAAACGATTGTAGAAATTTTGTTGACAGAACAAGGCGATTACAGCTTGAGGAAGGAGATGCTATGGCGCTTTTAAAGTACTTCTAGAAAAAGCAAGCAGAATgtaatggatttttttttagcattgaTTTGGATGAAGAGGATTGATTAAAGAATGTGTTTTGGGCAGATTCGCGGAGTAGGGCAGcttacaaatattttggagATGTCATCACATTTGATACTACTTATCTGACCAACAAGTATGACATGCCATTCGCGCCCTTTGTTGGAGTTAATCACCATGGACAATCTATTTTGTTGGGATGCGGATTGATTTTACGCGAGGATACGGAGACATTTACGTGGTTATTTGAGGCGTGGCTATCATGCATGTCTGATTCTCCTCCCTTTGGTATCATTACAGATCAAGACAGGGCAATGCAAAAGGCAATTGAAAACGTTTTTCCTACTACTAGGCATTGATGGTGTTTATGGCACATAATGAAGAAGGTGCCTGAGAAGTTAGGGGCTTTTAACGAACGTGAAGGTATTATATCTTTCCTGCTTTCTGCTGTTTATGATTCACTGAGTTCTGATGCGTTTGAGGAAGCTTGGCATTGCATGATTACAGAATATGATTTATGAGATAATGATTGGTTAAATGGTTTGTACGAGGAGAGGCATCGTTGGGTCCCATGCTATTTAAAAGGCTATTTTTTGGGCAGGAATATCAACAACTCAGCGAAGTGAAAGTATGAATGCATTTTTTGATGGATTTGTTAACTAAAAAACAAACCTGAAACAGTTTGTAAAAcaatatgaaaatgcattGAGGAGGAAAGCTGAATTAGAATGGCAAGCAGATACCAAGTGTTTCAGTAAAAGG encodes:
- the LOC127900745 gene encoding protein FAR1-RELATED SEQUENCE 9-like, encoding MEYLENEHAFEELQETRANDGKQEGFPVKVRSTKKETDGIVKYATFACGRSGKSESKSANALKPKQNVKNGCDAKIGGIRIAQNFNSIVVGAGGYENVSFLENDCRNFVDRTRRLQLEEGDAMALLKAAYKYFGDVITFDTTYLTNKYDMPFAPFVGVNHHGQSILLGCGLILREDTETFTWLFEAWLSCMSDSPPFGIITDQDRAMQKFVKQYENALRRKAELEWQADTKCFSKRTPCVSRYEMERQVEEVYTISKFKEFQEELTALMYCDISNSVGSINQIIESFGQGRRGFFEVVFEEAECEVNCICSKFQFRGILCRHALAVLIRNSVELLPEKYILSRWRKDVRRCYSKLKVCYGVQNLTIQQER